From Solanum lycopersicum chromosome 8, SLM_r2.1, the proteins below share one genomic window:
- the RBOH1 gene encoding NADPH oxidase isoform X1: MRGLPGHERRWTSDTVSSGKDLSGESSPGTDSGNISGFASEEFVEVILDLQDDDTIILRSVEPATVINIDGSDPASGVGIGGASIETPASVTSTSETRSPMMRRSTSNKFRQFSQELKAEAVAKAKHFSQELKAELRRFSWSHGHASRAFSPASFFQNAVVGTGNGVDSALAARALRRQRAQLDRTRSSAHKALRGLKFISNNKTNGWNEVENNFAKLAKDGYLYRSDFAQCIGQYSRRRSLQFNYRLITLILINYLVKGMKDSKEFALELFDALSRRRRLKVDKISKEELYEYWSQITDQSFDSRLQIFFDMVDKNEDGRIGEEEVKEIIMLSASANKLSRLKEQAEEYAALIMEELDPERLGYIELWQLETLLLQKDTYLNYSQALSYTSQALSQNLQGLRKRSPIRRMSTKLVYSLQENWKRIWVLVLWILIMIGLFLWKFYQYKQKSAFQVMGYCLLTAKGAAETLKFNMALILLPVCRNTITFLRSTKLSCFVPFDDNINFHKTVAAAIVTGIILHAGNHLVCDFPKLIHANSTNYQKYLVNDFGPSQPQYIDLVKGVEGVTGIVMVILMAIAFTLATRWFRRSLIKLPKPFDRLTGFNAFWYSHHLLIIVYIVLIIHGTFLYLVHNWYSKTTWMYIAVPVLLYAGERTLRFFRSGLYSVRLLKVAIYPGNVLTLQMSKPPQFRYKSGQYMFVQCPAVSPFEWHPFSITSAPGDDYLSIHIRQLGDWTQELKRVFSEACEQPEAGKSGLLRADENTKTSLPKLLIDGPYGAPAQDYRKYDVLLLVGLGIGATPFISILKDLLKNIVAMEEQADLVSDFSGNSDMSAATSEQPALNKISPKKRKSTLKTTNAYFYWVTREQGSFDWFKGVMNEVAELDQRGVIEMHNYLTSVYEEGDARSALITMVQALNHAKNGVDIVSGTSVRTHFARPNWRKVFSKTLTKHANARIGVFYCGAPILAKELSQLCKEFNQKGTTKFEFHKEHF; this comes from the exons ATGAGGGGTTTACCTGGGCATGAACGCCGGTGGACGTCGGATACGGTGTCTTCCGGGAAGGATTTAAGTGGTGAGTCATCGCCGGGAACTGATTCCGGGAATATTTCCGGTTTTGCTTCGGAGGAGTTTGTTGAAGTTATACTTGATCTTCAGGATGATGATACGATTATTTTACGGAGCGTTGAACCGGCTACTGTAATCAACATTGATGGTTCTGATCCTGCTTCCGGAGTCGGTATTGGTGGAGCATCGATTGAAACTCCGGCGTCGGTGACGTCGACGTCGGAAACTCGATCGCCGATGATGCGTCGGAGTACATCTAATAAGTTTCGTCAGTTTTCACAGGAGTTGAAAGCTGAGGCTGTTGCGAAAGCGAAGCATTTCTCGCAAGAGCTTAAAGCGGAGCTAAGGAGATTCTCATGGAGCCATGGACATGCGTCTCGTGCTTTTTCGCCGGCGTCGTTTTTCCAAAACGCTGTCGTCGGAACAGGCAACGGTGTAGACTCGGCTTTAGCGGCTCGAGCATTACGTCGGCAGCGTGCTCAGCTCGACCGGACTCGTTCCAGCGCACACAAGGCTCTTCGTGGACTCAAATTCATCAGCAATAACAAAACTAACGGATGGAATGAAGTTGAAAACAATTTCGCTAAGCTCGCTAAAGACGGTTACCTTTATCGTTCCGATTTCGCACAATGCATCGGTCAGTACTCACGCCGGCGATCACTACAGTTTAATTATagattaattacattaattttgattaattatttggtTAAAGGTATGAAGGATTCAAAGGAATTTGCGTTGGAATTGTttgatgctttaagtagaagaagaagattgaAGGTTGATAAGATTAGCAAAGAGGAATTGTATGAGTATTGGTCTCAAATCACCGATCAGAGTTTCGATTCTCGGCTTCAGATCTTCTTCGACAT GGTGGACAAGAATGAAGATGGTCGAATTGGtgaagaagaagtaaaagag ATCATCATGCTAAGTGCCTCTGCAAACAAATTATCAAGATTAAAAGAACAAGCAGAGGAGTATGCAGCTCTGATCATGGAAGAATTAGATCCTGAAAGACTTGGCTACATTGAG CTATGGCAGCTGGAAACACTTCTCCTCCAAAAGGACACTTACCTCAACTACAGTCAAGCACTAAGCTACACAAGCCAAGCTTTGAGCCAAAATCTGCAAGGGTTGAGGAAGAGAAGCCCAATAAGAAGAATGAGCACAAAACTTGTCTATTCACTGCAAGAGAATTGGAAGAGAATTTGGGTTCTGGTCTTGTGGATTTTGATAATGATTGGACTTTTTCTTTGGAAGTTCTATCAGTACAAACAGAAAAGTGCATTTCAAGTCATGGGTTATTGCCTTCTAACAGCTAAGGGTGCTGCTGAGACTCTCAAGTTCAACATGGCTTTAATATTGTTGCCAGTATGCAGGAACACCATTACATTCCTCAGGTCTACTAAATTGAGCTGTTTTGTACCCTTTGATGACAACATAAACTTTCACAAG ACTGTTGCTGCAGCCATTGTCACTGGTATCATACTCCATGCCGGTAATCACCTTGTATGTGATTTCCCAAAGCTTATACATGCAAATAGTACGAATTATCAGAAATATTTGGTGAATGATTTTGGCCCAAGCCAGCCTCAGTACATAGATCTTGTTAAAGGAGTGGAGGGTGTGACTGGAATAGTTATGGTAATCCTCATGGCCATTGCTTTCACTCTTGCAACGCGATGGTTTAGGCGGAGCCTCATTAAGTTACCCAAACCTTTTGATAGACTCACTGGTTTCAATGCGTTCTGGTACTCGCACCACCTTCTCATCATTGTCTACATCGTACTGATCATCCATGGCACATTCCTCTACCTTGTGCATAACTGGTACTCCAAAACG ACATGGATGTATATAGCAGTTCCTGTACTTCTTTACGCAGGGGAAAGAACTCTTAGATTCTTCCGATCAGGCTTATACAGTGTCCGGCTTCTAAAA GTAGCAATATATCCTGGAAATGTCCTTACTCTGCAAATGTCTAAGCCTCCGCAATTTCGATACAAGAGTGGACAGTATATGTTTGTCCAGTGTCCAGCTGTTTCTCCATTCGAGTG GCATCCATTTTCCATTACTTCAGCTCCTGGGGATGACTACTTGAGCATTCATATCCGACAACTTGGTGACTGGACTCAAGAACTCAAGCGAGTGTTTTCCGAGGCTTGCGAGCAGCCAGAGGCTGGAAAGAGTGGCCTGCTCAGAGCTGACGAAAACACCAAAACAAG TTTGCCAAAGCTATTAATAGATGGACCTTATGGAGCTCCAGCACAAGATTACCGGAAGTATGATGTCTTACTGCTTGTTGGTCTTGGCATTGGAGCAACTCCCTTTATAAGTATCCTGAAAGACTTGCTCAAAAACATCGTCGCAATGGAGGAGCAAGCA GATTTAGTCTCGGATTTCAGTGGAAACTCGGACATGAGTGCTGCAACAAGTGAACAACCAGCTCTCAACAAGATTTCtccaaaaaagagaaagagtacTCTAAAAACCacaaatgcatatttttattgGGTGACCCGGGAGCAAGGATCATTTGATTGGTTCAAAGGTGTTATGAATGAAGTGGCTGAACTTGATCAAAGG GGTGTCATCGAGATGCATAACTACTTGACGAGTGTTTATGAGGAAGGGGATGCACGTTCAGCTCTCATTACCATGGTCCAGGCACTTAACCATGCTAAGAATGGGGTTGATATTGTATCAGGCACCAGT GTGAGGACACATTTCGCCAGGCCGAATTGGAGGAAAGTATTTTCCAAGACCTTAACCAAGCATGCAAATGCAAGAATAG GAGTTTTCTACTGTGGTGCACCCATATTAGCTAAAGAACTCAGCCAACTCTGCAAAGAGTTTAACCAAAAGGGCACAACAAAGTTCGAGTTTCACAAAGAACATTTTTAG
- the RBOH1 gene encoding NADPH oxidase — translation MRGLPGHERRWTSDTVSSGKDLSGESSPGTDSGNISGFASEEFVEVILDLQDDDTIILRSVEPATVINIDGSDPASGVGIGGASIETPASVTSTSETRSPMMRRSTSNKFRQFSQELKAEAVAKAKHFSQELKAELRRFSWSHGHASRAFSPASFFQNAVVGTGNGVDSALAARALRRQRAQLDRTRSSAHKALRGLKFISNNKTNGWNEVENNFAKLAKDGYLYRSDFAQCIGMKDSKEFALELFDALSRRRRLKVDKISKEELYEYWSQITDQSFDSRLQIFFDMVDKNEDGRIGEEEVKEIIMLSASANKLSRLKEQAEEYAALIMEELDPERLGYIELWQLETLLLQKDTYLNYSQALSYTSQALSQNLQGLRKRSPIRRMSTKLVYSLQENWKRIWVLVLWILIMIGLFLWKFYQYKQKSAFQVMGYCLLTAKGAAETLKFNMALILLPVCRNTITFLRSTKLSCFVPFDDNINFHKTVAAAIVTGIILHAGNHLVCDFPKLIHANSTNYQKYLVNDFGPSQPQYIDLVKGVEGVTGIVMVILMAIAFTLATRWFRRSLIKLPKPFDRLTGFNAFWYSHHLLIIVYIVLIIHGTFLYLVHNWYSKTTWMYIAVPVLLYAGERTLRFFRSGLYSVRLLKVAIYPGNVLTLQMSKPPQFRYKSGQYMFVQCPAVSPFEWHPFSITSAPGDDYLSIHIRQLGDWTQELKRVFSEACEQPEAGKSGLLRADENTKTSLPKLLIDGPYGAPAQDYRKYDVLLLVGLGIGATPFISILKDLLKNIVAMEEQADLVSDFSGNSDMSAATSEQPALNKISPKKRKSTLKTTNAYFYWVTREQGSFDWFKGVMNEVAELDQRGVIEMHNYLTSVYEEGDARSALITMVQALNHAKNGVDIVSGTSVRTHFARPNWRKVFSKTLTKHANARIGVFYCGAPILAKELSQLCKEFNQKGTTKFEFHKEHF, via the exons ATGAGGGGTTTACCTGGGCATGAACGCCGGTGGACGTCGGATACGGTGTCTTCCGGGAAGGATTTAAGTGGTGAGTCATCGCCGGGAACTGATTCCGGGAATATTTCCGGTTTTGCTTCGGAGGAGTTTGTTGAAGTTATACTTGATCTTCAGGATGATGATACGATTATTTTACGGAGCGTTGAACCGGCTACTGTAATCAACATTGATGGTTCTGATCCTGCTTCCGGAGTCGGTATTGGTGGAGCATCGATTGAAACTCCGGCGTCGGTGACGTCGACGTCGGAAACTCGATCGCCGATGATGCGTCGGAGTACATCTAATAAGTTTCGTCAGTTTTCACAGGAGTTGAAAGCTGAGGCTGTTGCGAAAGCGAAGCATTTCTCGCAAGAGCTTAAAGCGGAGCTAAGGAGATTCTCATGGAGCCATGGACATGCGTCTCGTGCTTTTTCGCCGGCGTCGTTTTTCCAAAACGCTGTCGTCGGAACAGGCAACGGTGTAGACTCGGCTTTAGCGGCTCGAGCATTACGTCGGCAGCGTGCTCAGCTCGACCGGACTCGTTCCAGCGCACACAAGGCTCTTCGTGGACTCAAATTCATCAGCAATAACAAAACTAACGGATGGAATGAAGTTGAAAACAATTTCGCTAAGCTCGCTAAAGACGGTTACCTTTATCGTTCCGATTTCGCACAATGCATCG GTATGAAGGATTCAAAGGAATTTGCGTTGGAATTGTttgatgctttaagtagaagaagaagattgaAGGTTGATAAGATTAGCAAAGAGGAATTGTATGAGTATTGGTCTCAAATCACCGATCAGAGTTTCGATTCTCGGCTTCAGATCTTCTTCGACAT GGTGGACAAGAATGAAGATGGTCGAATTGGtgaagaagaagtaaaagag ATCATCATGCTAAGTGCCTCTGCAAACAAATTATCAAGATTAAAAGAACAAGCAGAGGAGTATGCAGCTCTGATCATGGAAGAATTAGATCCTGAAAGACTTGGCTACATTGAG CTATGGCAGCTGGAAACACTTCTCCTCCAAAAGGACACTTACCTCAACTACAGTCAAGCACTAAGCTACACAAGCCAAGCTTTGAGCCAAAATCTGCAAGGGTTGAGGAAGAGAAGCCCAATAAGAAGAATGAGCACAAAACTTGTCTATTCACTGCAAGAGAATTGGAAGAGAATTTGGGTTCTGGTCTTGTGGATTTTGATAATGATTGGACTTTTTCTTTGGAAGTTCTATCAGTACAAACAGAAAAGTGCATTTCAAGTCATGGGTTATTGCCTTCTAACAGCTAAGGGTGCTGCTGAGACTCTCAAGTTCAACATGGCTTTAATATTGTTGCCAGTATGCAGGAACACCATTACATTCCTCAGGTCTACTAAATTGAGCTGTTTTGTACCCTTTGATGACAACATAAACTTTCACAAG ACTGTTGCTGCAGCCATTGTCACTGGTATCATACTCCATGCCGGTAATCACCTTGTATGTGATTTCCCAAAGCTTATACATGCAAATAGTACGAATTATCAGAAATATTTGGTGAATGATTTTGGCCCAAGCCAGCCTCAGTACATAGATCTTGTTAAAGGAGTGGAGGGTGTGACTGGAATAGTTATGGTAATCCTCATGGCCATTGCTTTCACTCTTGCAACGCGATGGTTTAGGCGGAGCCTCATTAAGTTACCCAAACCTTTTGATAGACTCACTGGTTTCAATGCGTTCTGGTACTCGCACCACCTTCTCATCATTGTCTACATCGTACTGATCATCCATGGCACATTCCTCTACCTTGTGCATAACTGGTACTCCAAAACG ACATGGATGTATATAGCAGTTCCTGTACTTCTTTACGCAGGGGAAAGAACTCTTAGATTCTTCCGATCAGGCTTATACAGTGTCCGGCTTCTAAAA GTAGCAATATATCCTGGAAATGTCCTTACTCTGCAAATGTCTAAGCCTCCGCAATTTCGATACAAGAGTGGACAGTATATGTTTGTCCAGTGTCCAGCTGTTTCTCCATTCGAGTG GCATCCATTTTCCATTACTTCAGCTCCTGGGGATGACTACTTGAGCATTCATATCCGACAACTTGGTGACTGGACTCAAGAACTCAAGCGAGTGTTTTCCGAGGCTTGCGAGCAGCCAGAGGCTGGAAAGAGTGGCCTGCTCAGAGCTGACGAAAACACCAAAACAAG TTTGCCAAAGCTATTAATAGATGGACCTTATGGAGCTCCAGCACAAGATTACCGGAAGTATGATGTCTTACTGCTTGTTGGTCTTGGCATTGGAGCAACTCCCTTTATAAGTATCCTGAAAGACTTGCTCAAAAACATCGTCGCAATGGAGGAGCAAGCA GATTTAGTCTCGGATTTCAGTGGAAACTCGGACATGAGTGCTGCAACAAGTGAACAACCAGCTCTCAACAAGATTTCtccaaaaaagagaaagagtacTCTAAAAACCacaaatgcatatttttattgGGTGACCCGGGAGCAAGGATCATTTGATTGGTTCAAAGGTGTTATGAATGAAGTGGCTGAACTTGATCAAAGG GGTGTCATCGAGATGCATAACTACTTGACGAGTGTTTATGAGGAAGGGGATGCACGTTCAGCTCTCATTACCATGGTCCAGGCACTTAACCATGCTAAGAATGGGGTTGATATTGTATCAGGCACCAGT GTGAGGACACATTTCGCCAGGCCGAATTGGAGGAAAGTATTTTCCAAGACCTTAACCAAGCATGCAAATGCAAGAATAG GAGTTTTCTACTGTGGTGCACCCATATTAGCTAAAGAACTCAGCCAACTCTGCAAAGAGTTTAACCAAAAGGGCACAACAAAGTTCGAGTTTCACAAAGAACATTTTTAG